The following are encoded in a window of Bordetella genomosp. 10 genomic DNA:
- the mfd gene encoding transcription-repair coupling factor has product MSAESSSTIAAATAALVPSTASLLAALKPGTRYAHPRPPGSGDAWLLADIARQAGRPLVILTADPLEAQRLAEEIRLFAPALRVRQLPDWETLPYDAFSPHHDLISQRLQTLDALMHRAVDVLTVPITTALYRLPPPSFMAAYTFSFKQRDKLDEAALRAQLTLANYTHVTQVTAPGEFCLRGGLIDLFPMGSVVPYRIDLFDDEIESIRAFDVDTQRSLYPVNQVQLLPGREFPMDEEARNRFRARFREVFEGDPSRAVPYRDIGTGIAFAGVEYYLPLFFEEVATLFDYLAPGTITVTLGDIDEAMRRFGQDTASRYEFLKSDRERPVLPPASLFLDGEGLFGHLKQFERLALTADGKHPDIGPAPDVAVTRRADDPVNRLRAVVESGHWRVLLCADSAGRRETLSQMLGEFDLRPDAEPASIDDFRASNSELALLAAPLTAGFSLPGERVAFITENDLYPGQGAATRRGHRAQERASNVEAMVRDLSELREGDPVVHAQHGIGRYHGLVNMDMGEGEMEFLHLEYANGSTLYVPVSQLHVIARYSGADPEAAPLHQLGSGQWDKARRKAAKQVRDTAAELLDLYAKRAAREGYSFKLPLNDYEAFAEGFGFEETADQAAAIQAVILDMTSGKPMDRLVCGDVGFGKTEVALRAAFLAVANGKQVALLCPTTLLAEQHAQTFSDRFADWPVRVVELSRFRSAKEISAAIQGINSGGVDIVIGTHKILSKDVQFKQLGLVIIDEEHRFGVRQKEALKSLRAEVDVLTLTATPIPRTLGMSLEGIRDFSVIATAPQKRLAIKTFVRREDGSTIREALLRELKRGGQAYFLHNEVETIHNRRARLEELVPEARIAVAHGQMAERELEQVMKGFYQQRFNVLLCTTIIETGIDVPSANTIVIHRADRFGLAQLHQLRGRVGRSHHQAYAYLLTPGEDAITSNAKKRLEAIQAMEELGSGFYLAMHDLEIRGTGEVLGESQSGNIQEVGFSMYTEMLNEAVRALKAGEEPDLDAPFNAACEVNLHTPALLPSDYCADVHARLAVYKRLSHAENDDEVIRIQEELIDRFGKLPEAATTLLATHRLRLAAVALGIVKIDASESQALIQFGPKPSVDPLRIIELVQKQRHIKLAGQDKLRVEIKGQQVAARVDAVRTVLRALA; this is encoded by the coding sequence ACGACCTGATCTCCCAGCGCCTGCAGACGCTGGACGCGCTCATGCACCGCGCGGTCGACGTGCTGACGGTGCCCATCACCACGGCCCTGTACCGCCTGCCGCCGCCCAGCTTCATGGCGGCGTACACCTTTTCCTTCAAGCAGCGCGACAAGCTGGACGAGGCCGCCCTGCGCGCCCAACTGACGCTGGCCAACTACACCCACGTCACCCAGGTCACCGCGCCCGGCGAATTCTGCCTGCGCGGCGGCCTGATCGACCTGTTCCCCATGGGCTCGGTGGTGCCGTACCGCATCGACCTGTTCGACGACGAGATCGAATCGATCCGCGCCTTCGACGTCGACACCCAGCGCAGCCTGTACCCCGTCAACCAGGTGCAGTTGCTGCCGGGCCGCGAATTCCCCATGGACGAGGAAGCGCGCAACCGCTTCCGGGCGCGCTTTCGCGAAGTCTTCGAGGGCGATCCTTCGCGCGCCGTGCCCTACCGCGACATCGGCACCGGCATCGCCTTCGCCGGCGTGGAGTACTACCTGCCGCTGTTCTTCGAGGAGGTCGCCACCCTCTTCGACTACCTGGCGCCCGGCACCATCACCGTCACCCTGGGCGACATCGACGAAGCCATGCGCCGCTTCGGCCAGGACACGGCCAGCCGCTACGAATTCCTCAAGAGCGACCGCGAGCGTCCCGTGCTGCCGCCGGCCAGCCTGTTCCTGGACGGCGAAGGCCTGTTCGGCCATCTCAAGCAGTTCGAGCGCCTGGCGCTGACGGCCGACGGCAAGCATCCGGATATCGGCCCGGCGCCGGACGTGGCCGTCACGCGGCGCGCCGACGATCCCGTCAACCGCCTGCGCGCGGTGGTGGAAAGCGGCCACTGGCGCGTGCTGCTGTGCGCCGACTCGGCGGGCCGGCGCGAAACGCTGAGCCAGATGCTGGGCGAGTTCGACCTGCGGCCCGACGCCGAGCCCGCGTCCATCGACGACTTCCGCGCCTCCAACAGCGAGCTGGCCCTGCTGGCCGCGCCCTTGACGGCCGGCTTCAGCCTGCCCGGCGAGCGCGTCGCCTTCATCACCGAGAACGATCTCTACCCCGGCCAGGGCGCCGCCACGCGCCGCGGCCACCGCGCCCAGGAACGCGCCAGCAACGTCGAAGCCATGGTGCGCGACCTGTCGGAGCTGCGCGAAGGCGACCCGGTGGTGCATGCCCAGCACGGCATCGGCCGCTATCACGGCCTGGTGAACATGGACATGGGCGAAGGCGAGATGGAGTTCCTGCATCTCGAATACGCCAACGGCAGCACGCTGTACGTGCCGGTCTCGCAACTGCACGTGATCGCGCGCTACAGCGGCGCCGACCCCGAGGCCGCGCCGCTGCACCAGCTCGGTTCCGGGCAGTGGGACAAGGCGCGCCGCAAAGCGGCGAAGCAGGTGCGCGACACCGCGGCCGAACTGCTGGACCTCTACGCCAAGCGCGCCGCGCGCGAAGGCTACTCCTTCAAGCTGCCCCTGAACGACTACGAGGCCTTCGCCGAGGGCTTCGGCTTCGAGGAGACCGCCGACCAGGCGGCCGCCATCCAGGCGGTGATCCTGGACATGACCTCCGGCAAGCCCATGGACCGCCTGGTCTGCGGCGACGTCGGCTTCGGCAAGACCGAAGTGGCGCTGCGCGCGGCCTTCCTGGCGGTGGCCAACGGCAAGCAGGTGGCCCTGCTCTGTCCGACCACGCTGCTCGCCGAACAGCATGCGCAGACCTTCTCCGACCGCTTCGCCGACTGGCCGGTGCGCGTGGTGGAGCTGTCGCGCTTCCGCTCGGCCAAGGAAATCTCCGCCGCCATCCAGGGCATCAACAGCGGCGGCGTCGACATCGTCATCGGCACCCACAAGATCCTGTCCAAGGACGTCCAGTTCAAGCAGCTCGGGCTGGTCATCATCGACGAGGAACACCGGTTCGGCGTGCGCCAGAAGGAAGCGCTGAAATCCCTGCGCGCCGAGGTCGACGTGCTGACGCTCACGGCCACGCCCATCCCGCGCACGCTGGGCATGTCGCTGGAAGGCATACGCGATTTCTCCGTCATCGCCACCGCGCCGCAGAAGCGCCTGGCCATCAAGACCTTCGTGCGGCGCGAGGACGGCAGCACCATACGCGAGGCGCTGCTGCGCGAGCTCAAGCGCGGCGGCCAGGCCTACTTCCTGCACAACGAGGTGGAGACCATCCACAACCGCCGCGCGCGCCTGGAGGAACTGGTGCCCGAGGCGCGCATCGCGGTGGCGCACGGGCAGATGGCCGAACGCGAGCTGGAACAGGTGATGAAGGGCTTCTACCAGCAGCGCTTCAACGTGCTGCTGTGCACCACCATCATCGAGACCGGCATCGACGTGCCCAGCGCCAACACCATCGTCATCCACCGCGCCGACCGCTTCGGCCTGGCCCAGTTGCACCAGTTGCGCGGCCGGGTCGGCCGGTCGCACCACCAGGCCTACGCCTATCTGCTGACGCCGGGCGAGGACGCCATCACCAGCAACGCCAAGAAGCGGCTGGAGGCCATCCAGGCGATGGAGGAACTGGGCTCGGGCTTCTACCTGGCCATGCACGACCTGGAGATCCGCGGCACGGGCGAAGTGCTGGGCGAATCGCAGTCGGGCAATATCCAGGAAGTGGGCTTCTCCATGTATACGGAAATGCTCAACGAGGCCGTGCGCGCGCTCAAGGCCGGCGAGGAGCCGGACCTGGACGCGCCCTTCAACGCCGCCTGCGAAGTCAACCTGCATACCCCCGCCCTGCTGCCCTCGGACTATTGCGCCGACGTGCACGCGCGCCTGGCGGTCTACAAGCGCCTGTCGCACGCGGAGAACGACGACGAGGTCATCCGCATCCAGGAAGAACTGATAGACCGCTTCGGCAAGCTGCCGGAAGCCGCCACCACGCTGCTGGCCACCCACCGCCTGCGCCTGGCCGCGGTGGCGCTGGGCATCGTCAAGATCGACGCCAGCGAAAGCCAGGCCTTGATCCAGTTCGGTCCCAAGCCCTCGGTGGACCCGCTGCGCATCATCGAGCTGGTGCAGAAGCAGCGCCACATCAAGCTGGCCGGCCAGGACAAGCTGCGCGTCGAGATCAAGGGCCAGCAGGTCGCGGCGCGCGTCGATGCCGTACGCACCGTGCTGCGCGCCCTGGCGTGA